The Astatotilapia calliptera chromosome 14, fAstCal1.2, whole genome shotgun sequence genome includes a region encoding these proteins:
- the LOC113036475 gene encoding odorant receptor 131-2-like, with product MATNNSVIGGQLAINNINNRVIIVQVLISVFLCINFLLITTFFMKDIFYTTMRYILFAIALSSDSLFLLMTNVLLILNYFSFTIQVWLCVIIYIVLSVYTFVTPVTLTAMTLERYVAICVPLRHAELCRTQRALHFILIIHGLSSVPCIVILSIFFASAITSFYTQSRICAVEMFIFHRWQDHLRSAISQLYFLIMSITIVFSYVQIMKVAKAASGENKKSTWKGLSTVVLHGFQLLLCLFQLWCPFIEAAVLQIDFMLFINVRYFNYITFILAPRCLSPLIYGLRDGMFVNALKYYALCGLYKKHSTAF from the coding sequence ATGGCAACAAATAACTCAGTAATTGGTGGTCAGTTGGCAATAAACAACATCAATAATCGGGTCATCATAGTCCAGGTATTaatctctgtgtttctttgcaTCAACTTTTTGCTAATCACAACATTTTTTATGAAGGATATTTTTTACACAACTATGCGTTACATCTTATTTGCCATTGCACTGTCGTCTGATTCGCTTTTTTTGTTAATGACCAATGTCTTGCtcattttgaattattttagtTTCACCATACAAGTGTGGTTGTgtgttattatatatattgttttgtcTGTGTACACATTTGTCACACCAGTTACTCTGACAGCAATGACCCTGGAGCGTTACGTGGCCATTTGCGTTCCCCTCCGTCATGCAGAACTGTGCCGAACACAGAGAGCTCTGCACTTCATCCTGATCATTCATGGTCTGAGCTCTGTTCCCTGCATTGTTATTCTTTCTATTTTCTTTGCTTCAGCAATCACCAGCTTCTATACCCAGAGCAGAATTTGTGCTGTtgaaatgttcatttttcaCAGATGGCAGGATCATCTTAGGTCAGCTATAAGTCAGCTTTATTTCTTGATTATGTCCATCACTATTGTTTTCTCATATGTGCAAATAATGAAAGTGGCCAAAGCTGCATCAGGAGAGAATAAGAAGTCGACATGGAAGGGGCTGAGTACAGTGGTTCTTCATGgtttccagctgctgctgtgtcttTTTCAGCTCTGGTGTCCATTTATAGAGGCTGCTGTCCTGCAGAttgattttatgttatttatcaaTGTGAGGTACTTTAATTACATAACCTTTATTCTTGCTCCAAGATGTTTGAGTCCTCTAATTTATGGCCTCAGGGATGGGATGTTTGTTAATGCACTGAAATACTACGCTCTCTGTGGCTTATATAAGAAACATTCAACAGCTTTTTGA
- the LOC113036699 gene encoding odorant receptor 131-2-like, with product MVDNSSFIGVSSMRQLNDQVIIVQVLVGVFLCINTMLIITFFMKDTFYRTMRYILFAVTLLSDCLILILTDLLLILTYFHLSIQVSLCLIMFAVSSVCNFVTPFTLTAMTLERYVAICMPLRHGELCSTRSALQCILIIHGLSSVPCILILSVFFASVSLSFFTQYRVCFGQTFIIRSWQGHLRSAISQFYFLIMCIIIVFSYIQIMKVAKAASGENKKSTHKGLRTVALHAFQLLLCLIQLWCPFIEDAVLQINFMLYVNVRYFNYIMFSLTPRCLSPLIYGLRDDKFFLALRYHVLCPLFRKNN from the coding sequence ATGGTTGACAACAGCTCATTCATTGGTGTATCCTCAATGCGACAACTCAATGACCAAGTCATCATTGTTCAGGTTTTGGTAGGAGTTTTCCTTTGCATCAACACCATGTTGATCATAACCTTTTTTATGAAGGACACCTTTTACAGAACTATGCGCTACATCTTATTTGCTGTCACATTACTGTCTGATTGTCTCATTTTAATTCTGACAGATTTGCTGCTCATCTTGACCTATTTTCATTTATCTATACAGGTGTCATTGTGCCTTATTATGTTTGCAGTGTCATCCGTGTGTAACTTTGTCACACCATTTACTTTGACAGCAATGACCCTGGAACGCTATGTGGCCATTTGTATGCCCCTGCGTCATGGAGAGCTTTGCTCCACACGCAGCGCTCTGCAGTGCATCCTCATCATTCACGGCCTCAGCTCTGTGCCCTGTATTTTGATTCTGTCTGTCTTCTTTGCATCTGTATCCTTAAGCTTCTTCACACAGTACCGGGTTTGCTTTGGGCAGACGTTCATTATACGTAGTTGGCAGGGTCATCTCAGGTCAGCTATAAGTCAGTTTTACTTCTTGATTATGTGCATTATCATTGTTTTCTCTTATATTCAAATAATGAAAGTGGCCAAAGCCGCATCAGGAGAGAACAAAAAGTCAACACATAAAGGGCTCAGAACAGTGGCTCTTCATGCTTTCCAGCTGTTGCTATGTCTCATCCAGCTGTGGTGCCCATTCATTGAAGATGCTGTCCTTCAGATTAATTTCATGTTGTATGTTAATGTACGGTACTTCAACTATATAATGTTTAGTCTTACTCCTAGATGTCTGAGTCCTCTCATTTATGGCCTCAGAGATGACAAATTTTTCCTTGCACTAAGATATCATGTCCTCTGTCCCTTATTCAGGAAAAACAATTAG
- the LOC113037026 gene encoding odorant receptor 131-2-like, producing the protein MALNNSVIGGQLAINNINNQVIIVQLLISMFLCINLLLITTFFMKDIFYTTMRYILFAIALLSDSLFLLITNVLLILSYFSFTIQVWLCVIIYIVLSVYTFVTPVTLTAMTLERYVAICVPLRHAELCRTQRALHFILIIHGLSSVPCIVILSIFFASAITSFYTQSRICAVEMFIFHRWQGHLRSAISQLFFLIMSITIVFSYVQIMKVAKAASGENKKSTWKGLSTVVLHGFQLLLCLIQLWCPFIEAAVLQIDFMLFINVRYFNYIAFILAPRCLSPLIYGLRDEMFVNALKYYALCGLYKKHSTAF; encoded by the coding sequence atggcATTAAATAACTCAGTAATTGGTGGTCAGCTGGCAATAAACAACATCAATAATCAGGTCATAATAGTCCAGTTACTTATCTCGATGTTTCTTTGCATCAACCTTTTGCTAATCACAACATTTTTTATGAAGGATATTTTTTACACAACTATGCGTTACATCTTATTTGCCATTGCACTGTTGTCTGATTCACTTTTTTTGCTAATAACTAATGTCTTGctcattttgagttattttagtTTCACCATACAAGTGTGGTTGTgtgttattatatatattgttttgtcTGTGTACACATTTGTCACACCAGTTACTCTGACAGCAATGACCCTGGAGCGTTACGTGGCCATTTGCGTTCCCCTCCGTCATGCAGAACTGTGCCGAACACAGAGAGCTCTGCACTTCATCCTGATCATTCATGGTCTGAGCTCTGTTCCCTGCATTGTTATTCTTTCTATTTTCTTTGCTTCAGCAATCACCAGCTTCTATACCCAGAGCAGAATTTGTGCTGTtgaaatgttcatttttcaCAGATGGCAGGGACATCTTAGGTCAGCTATAAGTCAGCTGTTTTTCCTGATTATGTCCATCACTATTGTTTTCTCATATGTGCAAATAATGAAAGTGGCCAAAGCTGCATCAGGAGAGAATAAGAAGTCGACATGGAAGGGGCTGAGTACAGTGGTTCTTCATGgtttccagctgctgctgtgtcttATTCAACTCTGGTGTCCATTTATAGAGGCTGCTGTCCTGCAGAttgattttatgttatttatcaaTGTGAGGTACTTTAATTACATAGCCTTTATTCTTGCTCCAAGATGTTTGAGTCCTCTAATTTATGGCCTCAGGGATGAGATGTTTGTTAATGCACTGAAATACTACGCTCTCTGTGGCTTATATAAGAAACATTCAACAGCTTTTTGA